In Zea mays cultivar B73 chromosome 7, Zm-B73-REFERENCE-NAM-5.0, whole genome shotgun sequence, the following proteins share a genomic window:
- the LOC100275771 gene encoding uncharacterized protein LOC100275771, whose protein sequence is MVGASARPSAGRDGGPETALPKLQLLPCWLDGAVVKLVAADGDGDDLLAGSASSGKRRPTAQAAAGLARGVKALLSEVAEMIRTKFGRSIPAAKFGHVAYIR, encoded by the coding sequence ATGGTTGGTGCCAGCGCTAGACCATCTGCAGGCCGGGACGGGGGCCCGGAGACGGCGCtcccgaagctgcagctgctgccaTGTTGGCTTGACGGAGCGGTAGTGAAGCTCGTCGCGGCCGATGGCGACGGTGACGACCTCCTCGCCGGTTCAGCGTCGTCAGGGAAGCGGCGGCCGACGGCGCAGGCTGCCGCTGGCCTTGCGCGCGGCGTGAAGGCGTTGCTGAGCGAGGTGGCCGAGATGATCAGGACCAAGTTCGGGCGCTCGATCCCGGCGGCCAAGTTCGGCCATGTCGCCTACATCAGATGA